One part of the Triticum urartu cultivar G1812 unplaced genomic scaffold, Tu2.1 TuUngrouped_contig_5065, whole genome shotgun sequence genome encodes these proteins:
- the LOC125528723 gene encoding uncharacterized protein LOC125528723: protein MLPPSNLIDMPGCMLPTSVYLSRTIPSGPSPARLRASSTSSLDIVPLDHRAAGVAAAAADRFQPIARLKPAPYEAHPLADIRFYLEASRDGLLLLSVQYNELCICNPATRQHAPLHHLHGFSPLEMYPHHLLLHRQGEIQPAMHVFTIGSGQPPRLLPNQVDDCARHLFNGSISWCRNRLLFQGSIYWCTDSGVVVFNTTTEAFRRIHAPVARREAKLFETGDMLGIYFYHIEKAAVDIWVMRGYQSEVWDFKCRVELPLVQIWQQCQCLPDGELVMVVPGDNGELLVLIRWDDWLLQIDIDGKLIASFQPRGINFTPYLLKQTLVQHTFFPTLEGYVVNALPFISPDGYVGNSVC from the exons TGTTACCGACCAGTGTGTACCTGTCAAGGACCATT CCGTCTGGCCCAAGCCCAGCCCGTTTGAGAGCAAGCTCCACTTCGTCCCTGGACATCGTCCCCTTGGACCACCGTGCAGCAggggtcgccgccgccgccgccgaccggtTCCAGCCCATCGCGCGGCTCAAACCGGCTCCCTACGAGGCGCACCCGTTGGCCGATATCCGCTTCTATCTGGAAGCCTCGCGcgacggcctcctcctcctctccgtccaGTATAACGAGCTCTGCATCTGCAACCCGGCGACTCGACAGCATGCTCCCCTCCACCACCTCCATGGCTTCAGTCCTCTCGAGATGTACCCTCACCACCTGTTGCTGCACCGACAGGGTGAGATTCAACCTGCCATGCACGTTTTCACAATAGGCTCCGGGCAGCCGCCAAGATTGTTGCCGAACCAAGTGGACGATTGCGCCCGACACCTATTCAATGGCAGCATATCATGGTGCAGAAACAGGCTCCTATTCCAAGGTAGCATATACTGGTGCACAGACAGTGGAGTGGTGGTGTTCAACACCACCACCGAGGCGTTCCGACGGATCCATGCCCCGGTTGCTCGTCGCGAGGCTAAACTGTTTGAGACGGGCGACATGCTTGGCATCTACTTCTATCACATCGAAAAGGCAGCCGTTGATATCTGGGTGATGCGCGGCTACCAGAGCGAGGTCTGGGATTTCAAGTGTCGGGTTGAATTGCCGCTTGTGCAGATCTGGCAGCAGTGTCAGTGCCTCCCCGACGGAGAGCTCGTGATGGTTGTGCCTGGGGACAACGGTGAGTTGCTCGTTCTCATCAGGTGGGATGACTGGCTGTTGCAGATTGATATCGATGGCAAGTTGATTGCCAGTTTCCAGCCCAGAGGCATCAATTTTACTCCTTATTTGCTGAAGCAAACTCTCGTTCAACATACCTTCTTTCCGACACTAGAGGGTTACGTTGTCAACGCCTTGCCTTTCATCTCACCAGACGGTTATGTTGGCAATTCAGTGTGCTAA